In a genomic window of Babylonia areolata isolate BAREFJ2019XMU chromosome 3, ASM4173473v1, whole genome shotgun sequence:
- the LOC143280422 gene encoding adhesion G-protein coupled receptor G6-like produces the protein MEKSLFELNETVCFDLLIDRDSLEEQWSRSRCQVLQSGTTLTTCLCSLPVHVAVFVRSREVEQFQNEERSSAEITSDKTLLFGCTFALCGILASLLIYLFACSGVRSVCGMVRVNIMLSVVVVLAVCVVCLLGRHVQTVCAGGQLLLSLGLVGVFSFLFVDAMHMYVAVHALRPRDLAECWGKFFVIGWGIPFILVGSTAVVGSLYGHNNRCQYWCWLDPSSWHFFPFLVASLGFALVCVLVCIKCVVRVASWTHEGRFRDRKDHIVRAVKNVSILIVLTGVTWAGCDVQRGNGDGAKIVFVLLLILLVGVIFTAYCVSERKVMKTLCYVIAKRNDQHCKTSSSHSFRAFVMPENIEETRSTEEEIIHRLCTHRNSTRSTSERKQQLRFLLGSANSPPSPTNQTARGAATAGRDAGGVIVYPGENRALAREEEEFRGGDSLSARTEESFSFLDRQQSESSSRSSELSDDVSETCLIVGPDLG, from the exons ATGGAGAAATCCCTTTTTGAGCTGAATGAGACTGTCTGCTTCGACTTGCTTATTGAcag AGACAGTCTGGAAGAGCAGTGGAGCAGGTCTCGATGCCAGGTGCTACAGTCAGGTACCACCCTCACTACCTGTCTGTGCTCCCTACCTGTCCACGTTGCCGTCTTCGTGCGGTCTCGTGAAGTTGAGCAG ttccaGAACGAGGAAAGGTCGTCTGCAGAGATCACCAGTGATAAGACTCTGTTGTTCGGATGTACCTTTGCCCTGTGCGGGATCCTGGCTTCTCTCCTGATATACCTGTTTGCCTGCAG tGGGGTGCGGTCTGTGTGTGGCATGGTCAGAGTCAACATCAtgctgtctgtggtggtggtcctggctgtctgcgtGGTCTGTCTGCTGGGCAGGcacgtacag ACAGTGTGTGCTGGCGGACAACTCTTGCTGAGCTTGGGTCTGGTGGGCGTCTTCAGCTTTCTGTTCGTGGACGCCATGCACATGTACGTCGCTGTGCACGCCCTGAGGCCTAGAGACCTGGCTGAATGCTGGGGCAAGTTCTTCGTCATcggatggg GCATCCCATTCATTCTTGTGGGGAGTACTGCCGTGGTGGGTAGCCTCTATGGCCACAACAACCGGTGTCAGTATtg GTGCTGGTTGGACCCTTCCAGTTGGCACTTCTTCCCCTTCCTGGTCGCTTCGCTGGGGTTCGCGCTG GTCTGTGTGCTGGTGTGCATCAAGTGTGTGGTTAGGGTGGCCAGCTGGACACATGAGGGACGATTCAGAGACAGGAAGGATCATAT AGTTCGCGCAGTGAAAAACGTGTCCATTCTAATTGTCCTGACGGGAGTCACTTGGGCCGGATGTGACGTACAGAGGGGCAATGGCGACGGCGCGAAAATCGTCTTCGTCCTGCTGTTGATACTTCTG GTGGGGGTGATTTTCACAGCTTACTGCGTATCAGAAAGAAAG GTGATGAAGACTTTGTGTTACGTCATCGCCAAACGGAACGATCAACATTGCAAG aCATCTTCGTCCCATTCTTTCAGAG CTTTCGTCATGCCAGAGAACATCGAGGAGACCCGGAGCACGGAGGAAGAGATCATCCACCGCCTGTGCACACACCGTAACAGCACGCGCAGCACCAGCGAGAGAAAACAACAGCTCCGCTTTCTGCTCGGCAGCGCGAACTCTCCACCGTCCCCTACGAACCAGACAGCACGGGGCGCGGCCACCGCTGGAAGGGATGCTGGCGGTGTGATCGTGTATCCCGGAGAGAACCGGGCTTTGGCGCGCGAAGAAGAAGAGTTTAGAGGCGGCGATAGTTTGTCGGCGAGGACCGAGGAGTCGTTCTCGTTCTTAGACCGCCAGCAGTCAGAATCGTCTTCACGCTCGTCGGAACTGAGCGATGATGTAAGCGAAACTTGCCTGATAGTGGGTCCTGATCTGGGCTAg